A region of the Pedococcus aerophilus genome:
GATCAGCGTGAGCACGATCGGGATGCCGACCCGGCTCATCGTCGGGAACTGCACGAACGGGATGATCCCGAAGAGGTTGTTCAGGAGGATCATCGTGAACAAGGTGAACAGCAGCGGCACGAACTGCATGAAGTCCTTGGTGCCGATGATGTCGCGGCCGATGGTGTTGCGCACGAAGTTGTACGCCCCCTCGGCCATGAACTGCGTCTTGCCGGGGACGACGGTCATCTTGCGCGACACCGAGACGAAGAACCAGCCCAGGATGCCCACCGAGATCAGCAGCACCAGCGCAGGACGGGTGAGCACCCACGGGCCGGTTCCGTCGAACGGCACCACCGGCCACCAGAAGTCGGCGACGCCGGGGGTCTCGAACCCGCCTTCGCCTCCTGCGGCCACGAGGTTCGCGACCAGGTCCGCAGACACCATGTTTGGGCTCACTGCCTCTCCTCGAATGAACTGACGATCAACCCGAGCACCCCGAGGACTTCACGGTCGGTGCGGGACAACCGGGACGAACGCATGCTCGACGCCGGCTCGGCGCAGAACGGTAGGTACGCTACCCGACTCCATGACCGGGGGGCGACGCGGGACCTTGCGGTCACTGGCCCTCTCCCGTCGTCGTGGTCCGGGGGGTCTGGTCCGCGGGCGACCCGGGGGTCGGGGCGCCCTCTGCGGGGGTGTCGTAGACGGGCACGCGGGCGTTGCGCCACGCGCGCATCTGGGCCACCTGCCAGGTGACGACGGCGACCAGCATCGCGATGCCGGCGGCACGGCTGTCGAGGCTGTCGACGCGGCGGGCGACGACGAGGACCCCGAGCAGGACCAGCACCTGGGCGAAGTACACGCTCATGCCCACGGCCATGAACAGGACGGGGTTCTTGTCCTTGACGACCTTGTCCATGACCAGCAGGCCCGAGGCGAAGAACACGACGGCGATGACGACGCCGACGACGGCGGACAGCCCCCCGTCCACACCGCGCACGAGTGCCAGCACGACCGAGGTCACCAACCCCACGACGAGAGTGGGGACCAGGGATCCGCGCAAGGTCGCGCTGAACGGGTAGGAACCCGTCTGGGCGCTCTGCTGCGTCATCGATGGCCTGCCTGATCGTCGGGGCTGGACTGCCTGGCGAAAGGGTTGGTCACACCCGTCTGTGGGCGCTTGTGAAAGGTATCACAAGCGCTTCCGGCCACCAAAGCCGCCTCGTCCGGGACCGGGCCGGTGCCGCCGCTAGCCTGCCGGGATGAGTGCCACCCTGCCCACCGGCGTCCCACTGGTCGGTCGCCACGTGCGCCTCGACCCCGTCCGCCCGGAGGACGCCGAGGGCCTGCACGTGGTCCACAGCGACCCGGTCGTCTACACGCAGGGCTACGTCATGGCGGCCCCTCCCCCGGACCTCGCGGCGACGCAGGCGTGGGTCGCGGCGGCGATCGCGGCACGCGGAGCCGGCCGCACGGCATACACGGTCCGGCTCACCGGGGTCGGCGGGCTGGGTGACGCGGGCACGGTCGTGGGCACCACGTCGCTGGGCGACGTCGACGTCGTCAACGAGCGCGCCCACATCGGCTGGACTCTCTACGGCTCGCGCTGGTGGGGCACCGCGGTGAACCCCGAGTGCAAGCTCCTGCTGCTCGGGCACGCCTTCGAGCTGGGGTTCGGGCGGGTCAAGATCCAGACCGACGCCGTGAACACCCGCTCGCAGGCCGCGATCGCCAGGCTCGGCGCCACCCGCGAGGGGGTGCTGCGCCGGCACACGAGGCGCGCCGACGGGACGTTCCGCGACACGGTGGTCTTCAGCATCCTCGCCGACGAGTGGCCGACGGTCCGCGAAGGGCTCGAGGCACGGCTGCTCCAGACCGGCTGACACCATCGCCGCAGCCGGGGTGGGAGGTGCGGCTACAGGACGCGCCGGGCCCGCCCGCCCGCGGGCGCCCACTGCGGCAGCCACACGGTGAGGACGCCGACGAGGAGCACCGCCCCGAGGACACCCCCGGCCGCGACCCACGGCTCGAGGAAGATGAAGCTCACGGCACCCAGGGCCGCGACCGCCGCCCACAGCCACAGCAGCAGCACCGCCCGACGGTGCCCGTGGCCGATCTGCAGCATCCGGTGGTGCAGGTGCTGCTTGTCCGGGCTCCAGGGCCGCTCCCCCCTCGCCGTGCGGCGCACCACGGCGAGCAGGATGTCGACCAGGGGCAGCAGGATGATCGCGCCGGGGACGACGAGCGGCAGCAGCGTCGCGGCGACGGGGTTCGTGCTCACCTGCGAGGGGGTGACGTTGCCCGTGGTGGAGATCGTCGCCGCGGCCAGCAGCAGGCCGAGGAGCAGCGCCCCCGAGTCCCCCATGAACAACCGGGCCGGGTGGTAGTTGTGCGGCAGGAAGCCCAGGCAGCAGCCGATCAGGGCGGCGGAGATGAACGTCGCCGAGGAGAACACGTTCGGCGGGTCGAAGGTGCGCGAGATGCCGTAGCTGTAGATGAAGAACGCCGAGGCGGCGATGACGACGACCCCCGCCGCGAGTCCGTCGAGCCCGTCGATGAAGTTCACGGCGTTGGTGAACACGACGACGGCGAACACCGTGAGCCCCACCATGAAGGGCTCGGGCAGCACCGTCACCCCGCCGATCGGCAGCTGGAACAACATCACCCCGCTGAACGCCATGA
Encoded here:
- the atpB gene encoding F0F1 ATP synthase subunit A is translated as MSPNMVSADLVANLVAAGGEGGFETPGVADFWWPVVPFDGTGPWVLTRPALVLLISVGILGWFFVSVSRKMTVVPGKTQFMAEGAYNFVRNTIGRDIIGTKDFMQFVPLLFTLFTMILLNNLFGIIPFVQFPTMSRVGIPIVLTLIVYVVYHTVAIRRKHGVLPYFKSLIPPGLPGWLKPILFVLEFLTYFVIRPLTLALRLFGNMLAGHLMLLVFILGGEYLLLHGSNLFLNFSGVLAFGFSIGMTFFELLIEFLQAFIFTLLAALYISDAVSEHH
- a CDS encoding GNAT family protein — translated: MSATLPTGVPLVGRHVRLDPVRPEDAEGLHVVHSDPVVYTQGYVMAAPPPDLAATQAWVAAAIAARGAGRTAYTVRLTGVGGLGDAGTVVGTTSLGDVDVVNERAHIGWTLYGSRWWGTAVNPECKLLLLGHAFELGFGRVKIQTDAVNTRSQAAIARLGATREGVLRRHTRRADGTFRDTVVFSILADEWPTVREGLEARLLQTG
- a CDS encoding MraY family glycosyltransferase — encoded protein: MREYLLVLMVAAVITYAATPLMRAIAVRTGAFTPVRDRDVHSTPIPRLGGVAIFLGFAASMLAASQLPYLGQVFALGPELKGTLLGAGIVCLLGAIDDVRELDWLTKLGGQMIAAGIMAFSGVMLFQLPIGGVTVLPEPFMVGLTVFAVVVFTNAVNFIDGLDGLAAGVVVIAASAFFIYSYGISRTFDPPNVFSSATFISAALIGCCLGFLPHNYHPARLFMGDSGALLLGLLLAAATISTTGNVTPSQVSTNPVAATLLPLVVPGAIILLPLVDILLAVVRRTARGERPWSPDKQHLHHRMLQIGHGHRRAVLLLWLWAAVAALGAVSFIFLEPWVAAGGVLGAVLLVGVLTVWLPQWAPAGGRARRVL